CCGCTGATCAAACAGCGCTGGCCGGCATGCGACAAAACGGTTGCCCGTTCGGCCAGACATTGCGCCGAGGCGCAGGCGGTGATCTCGGTCATTGCCGGCGATTTGTTTCATGCCGTTTTCGATGAAGTCGACAAAACATTGTCGATCAGCAGCTTGCAACTGTTAAACAAGCCCAGGCAGCAGTTGGTCATCAGGCATTGGTTCCAGACGCTGGGCTTGAAAATGCCGCCCCAGGGTTTTGTTGAGCGGATTCTGAGCCAGATTGTTGCAGCAAGAATCGGGAGTGATCCCGTGCTCTCCGGTCGGGGATACGATGTGCGGCGCTACCGGGATAAGCTGTATTGCCTGAAGCAATCGCCAAAGCAGGTGCTGCAGGATATCAGTTGGCCTGCCGGGCAAGCTTCTCTGAAAGCGTCCGATGATCAGGTTTGGTTTTGTTTGCCTTCATCGACCGGCATATTGCGTGAGCGCTGGCTGAATGCCAATGTGTTCGTCAGATTTCGGCGCGGCGGCGAAAAAATTCCATTGCCGGGCCGCAGAGGTCGCCATGTCCTTAAAAATCTGTTCCAGGAGGCAGGCATTCCGCCGTGGGAACGGGAGGTCATGCCGCTGATTTATTTGGATGACAAGCTCGCGGCTGTCGGCGATCAATGGATCAGTGCCGAATTTTACGCCGAAAAAACAGATGCCTGCATCAGGCTGTACAGGCAAGGACAAGAATAAAGCCTGAAAGACAATGACGAATTTCGCATTGTCGATTAAAATGTACATGTTTTGCGGCTCCATGGAAGGAGAACGGGGCAATGGGGATAATCGCCACAACTGCATCAGTTATCATCTGAAGTCTAAAAATTCTACATGACAAAATACATTTTCATTACCGGCGGCGTCGTATCTTCTCTTGGCAAGGGTATCGCGGCTTCTTCGCTGGCGGCTATTCTTGAGGCCCGCGGCCTTAAAGTTACCATGACCAAGCTGGACCCCTACATCAATGTGGATCCGGGCACCATGAGCCCTTTTCAGCATGGCGAGGTGTTTGTTACCGAAGACGGCGCCGAAACAGATCTGGACTTGGGTCATTACGAACGGTTTCTTAAAACCACGATGGCCAAGAAAAATAATTTCACGACCGGACAGATTTACGAAAGCGTGCTGCGCCGGGAGCGTAAAGGCGAATATCTGGGCGCGACGGTTCAGGTCATTCCGCATATCACCGATGAAATCAAACGCCGCGTTTATGAAAGCGCCGAAGGCATGGATGTGGCTCTGATTGAAGTCGGCGGCACGGTCGGCGATATTGAGTCGCTGCCTTTCCTGGAGGCCATTCGTCAGTTGCGCGTCGAATTGGGCGCCGACAGATCATTGTTCATCCATTTAACTCTGGTTCCGTATATCCGTTCCGCCGGCGAAATCAAAACCAAGCCGACCCAACATTCGGTCAAGGAATTGCGTACTATCGGCATACAGCCCGATATTCTGATCTGCCGTTCCGAACAGCCGGTGCCGATCAGCGAGCGGCGCAAAATCGCCTTGTTCACCAACGTTGAGGAAAAAGCGGTCATCACGGCCGTCGATGCCGATTCGATCTATCGTATCCCTCTGTTGTTGCATGACCAGGGCCTGGACGATATCGTCGTGCATAAATTGCGGCTGGATGTGCCGCCGGCCGATTTGACCGAATGGCAGAATGTGGTTGATGCGCTGGCTCACCCGACCGATGAGGTTAATATCGCCATCGTCGGCAAATATGTCGACCATACCGATGCCTATAAATCGCTGAATGAAGCCTTGATTCACGCCGGCATCCGTACGCGCCATAAAGTCAATATCCATTACATCGATTCCGAAATCATCGAGGACGAAGGCGTATCGCGTTTGAAAAATGTCGATGCGATTCTGGTGCCGGGCGGTTTCGGCGAGCGCGGTGTGGAAGGCAAAATCGCTACGGTCAGATTCGCACGTGAGAACAAGATTCCTTATCTGGGCATTTGTCTGGGTATGCAGGTTGCCGTGATCGAGTATGCGCGC
This is a stretch of genomic DNA from Methylobacter sp. YRD-M1. It encodes these proteins:
- the tilS gene encoding tRNA lysidine(34) synthetase TilS: MLSSSVIESALDQVKPAAHLYVAYSGGVDSHVLLHLCASTPGLAGKITAVYVHHGLQAEADAWATHCRNTAEALGVGFKALYVNAVAAPGESPEEAARNARYNALKALVDANDVLLVAQHRDDQLETVLLQLFRGSGLRGLSGMPEHMVFGRGVMLRPLLNISRQAIRHYAESHKLSWVEDPSNLHIDYDRNFLRNVIVPLIKQRWPACDKTVARSARHCAEAQAVISVIAGDLFHAVFDEVDKTLSISSLQLLNKPRQQLVIRHWFQTLGLKMPPQGFVERILSQIVAARIGSDPVLSGRGYDVRRYRDKLYCLKQSPKQVLQDISWPAGQASLKASDDQVWFCLPSSTGILRERWLNANVFVRFRRGGEKIPLPGRRGRHVLKNLFQEAGIPPWEREVMPLIYLDDKLAAVGDQWISAEFYAEKTDACIRLYRQGQE
- a CDS encoding CTP synthase: MTKYIFITGGVVSSLGKGIAASSLAAILEARGLKVTMTKLDPYINVDPGTMSPFQHGEVFVTEDGAETDLDLGHYERFLKTTMAKKNNFTTGQIYESVLRRERKGEYLGATVQVIPHITDEIKRRVYESAEGMDVALIEVGGTVGDIESLPFLEAIRQLRVELGADRSLFIHLTLVPYIRSAGEIKTKPTQHSVKELRTIGIQPDILICRSEQPVPISERRKIALFTNVEEKAVITAVDADSIYRIPLLLHDQGLDDIVVHKLRLDVPPADLTEWQNVVDALAHPTDEVNIAIVGKYVDHTDAYKSLNEALIHAGIRTRHKVNIHYIDSEIIEDEGVSRLKNVDAILVPGGFGERGVEGKIATVRFARENKIPYLGICLGMQVAVIEYARDVAALEGAHSTEFLPKSPHPVIGLITEWMAESGEIETRDENSDLGGTMRLGGQQCLLQPDSLAFQLYQKDVITERHRHRYEFNNQYVEKLEKAGMRFSGKSIDGRLVEVIEIPDHPWFLACQFHPEFTSTPRKGHPLFSGFVVAASKHKKGTLE